TGGTCTTGCTTTATTCTAGTATACGTATTATCTTTCAATTGAGGAACAAACTCCTCTATTTGGATAAGTGAAAGTTGTATAATTTTATCATAAAGAGTTTTTGCATCATCACTATCTAATATTTCAAACTCTTTTTGAGAAATAATATCTCCACTATCTGCTTTTTCATCCATAAAGAAAAATGTAGAAGCACTTCTTTTTAAACCTAAAGCTAAAGCCCAAATAATTGGATGTCTTCCTCTATTTTGAGGTAATTTTGCAGGATGATATCCAACTACTCCCATAGGAGCTAAAGATAACAATTCATTTTTGATTAAACTTGACCAACCAAAACAAAATATAATATCTGGATTTAAATCTTTAATCCAGTTAATACTCTCTTTTGAATTAATATCCTCTACAAAATTAAAAGGTATTTTATTCTCTTTACAAATAGGTGTTAAATCTGCAAAATCACTATTAAAACTTGATTTTTCCTTAGTACATACTCCTACAAGCTCAACATCAATATCTACAAGCTTCTGAAGTGCTTTCTTTGAAAATTCAACTGTTCCAATAAAAACAATTTTCATAAAGTAAATCCTATATCATAAAAAGATTTCTTTAAAAGATTATCATATTTTATACTCTTTAAAATCTTTACTATCTTTTGACTTGAACATCCATCTCCATAAGGGTTTTGTACTTTTTCTAATAATTTTTTAAACTCTTTTGAATATAGTTGTTTAAATGCTTTATTTATCTCTTCTTTTGTCTCTTTACAATTAATTACACTTTCAGAAGAGATTCTTCCTTTTTGCCTATCTCCAATATTTATTGTTCCTATTTTAAAACTAGGAGCTTCAAGAAGACCACTTGAACTATTTCCAACTACTGCATCAATATATTGTAAAGCACTTAAATATCTTAATTGACCTAAAGAAGTAAAACATACTGCTTTTTCAGAGTTCTTTGAAACATATTCATCAATCATTTGATTAATAACTCTTCCATCTGTATCACTATTTGCTTTTGTAAATATAATATTTGTTTCTTCTAGTTCATCAATTGCAAACAGAAGTTCTTGAAACTGTTTTTTAGCAGTTGCTTTTTCTAAAGTAACTGGATGAAAAGTTACAAGTATATTTTTCTTATTTAAGTTAAAATCAATAGATTTTTCAAACTCTTCTCTTGATAAAAGTTTTAGTCTTTTAATATTTTCTATTCCTAGTCCACCTACAGTAAAGACTCTACTTGGGTCTTCTCCTAATTGAACTACTCTTTTTCTATATTCCTCTATTGATGTAAAATGAAGCTGGCTCATTTTTGTAATACTATGCCGAATTGATTCATCTATTAAGCCTTCAGTTGTTTCTCCCCCATGAATATGAGCAATAGGAATATTTGATATCATTGCACTACTTACTGCACTAAAAATCTCATATCTATCTCCTAAAACAACTACTAAATTAGGCTTTAATTCTCCATAAGCTTCAGCAAAAGATATTTGAGCTAAGCCCATTGATTTACAAATACCTATATGCGTATCAGAAGATAAGAGCATTTCAATTTTTCTATCTATTTTAAACTCTTGCTCTATTTCTTTAAAAGTTAATCCAAATTCTGAACTTAAATGCATTCCTGTAACAATAACTTGAAGCTCTAAATCTTTATCTGCTTCTATCTCTTTCATAAGCCAATAAAGTAAGCCATACTCAGCTCTTGTTCCTGTTACAATACATATTTTCATATTAACTCATCTTCTTTATAGTCTTTTTGTGCAAATGTACCTATAATTTCATCCCACTGCATAGGACTAATTCCATTTCCTGGTCTTTTAATAGCAAGTTTATCTTCAGTAAAAACTTCCCCTACTTTTATTTCAGTTTTTGCAACTATACTTTTTCTTACTATCTCTTTATTTTTAGCTTCACTCTTTGATGGTTTTTTTAAAGTACTTCCTAAAGCTTTTTCTATATTTCTAATTGCCCTTACCATGGCTTTTAACTCATCTGGTTCTAAAGAAGCTTTATGGTCTGGCCCTTCCATTGTTTTATCTAATGTAAAATGTTTCTCAATACAATAAGCTCCCATAGCTACTGCTGCAGTAGGTACTTCAATTCCTAAAGTATGATCACTATAACCAAACTTAATATCAAAAGTATTTCCAATAGTTACCATAGCCTTTAAATTAACATCTTCCATAGGAGTTGGATATTCTGTATTTGCATGTAA
This sequence is a window from Halarcobacter bivalviorum. Protein-coding genes within it:
- the neuC gene encoding UDP-N-acetylglucosamine 2-epimerase; this encodes MKICIVTGTRAEYGLLYWLMKEIEADKDLELQVIVTGMHLSSEFGLTFKEIEQEFKIDRKIEMLLSSDTHIGICKSMGLAQISFAEAYGELKPNLVVVLGDRYEIFSAVSSAMISNIPIAHIHGGETTEGLIDESIRHSITKMSQLHFTSIEEYRKRVVQLGEDPSRVFTVGGLGIENIKRLKLLSREEFEKSIDFNLNKKNILVTFHPVTLEKATAKKQFQELLFAIDELEETNIIFTKANSDTDGRVINQMIDEYVSKNSEKAVCFTSLGQLRYLSALQYIDAVVGNSSSGLLEAPSFKIGTINIGDRQKGRISSESVINCKETKEEINKAFKQLYSKEFKKLLEKVQNPYGDGCSSQKIVKILKSIKYDNLLKKSFYDIGFTL
- a CDS encoding formyltransferase family protein: MKIVFIGTVEFSKKALQKLVDIDVELVGVCTKEKSSFNSDFADLTPICKENKIPFNFVEDINSKESINWIKDLNPDIIFCFGWSSLIKNELLSLAPMGVVGYHPAKLPQNRGRHPIIWALALGLKRSASTFFFMDEKADSGDIISQKEFEILDSDDAKTLYDKIIQLSLIQIEEFVPQLKDNTYTRIKQDQALSNIWRKRNKADGKIDFRMSSKAIYNLVRALTKPYVGAHIEYKENDISIWKVKIIENNDTNIESGKVIESNEEKLIVKTYDAAIEILEHEFKEVPKVGEYL